The stretch of DNA ATGTCAGGGTGGCTCATCATGGGCCTTCCNGGGGCCATCTACCTCACAGGCTTAGTTGAGGCATGGATCGCTATTGGACTGACCATCGGTGCTTGGCTCAACTGGAAATTTGTGGCACCCAGGCTCCGCTCCTACACGGCAATATCACAAAACGCGATCACCATTCCGAGCTTCTTCGAGAAGCGGCTCAAGGAACATTCGCATGTGTTGCGTATTGTCACCGCGATCATCATTTTGGTGTTCTTCACCTTNTATGTTTCCTCGGGAATGGTGGCGGCTGGAAAATTCTTTGAGGGCTCCTTCGGCTGGTCATATCTGGCCGGAATGGGTGTGGTTACGGTTGTCACCTTGGCTTACACCCTGTTTGGTGGCTTCATCGGTGCAACCCTGACCGACGTCGCTCAAGGGCTCTTGATGTTTGCCGCACTGATTGTGGTTCCGGTGGTTGCCGTAGTACAGACCGGCGGTGTGAGCGCCACTGTGACCAGGCTGCAAACCCTTGATCCGGATAACTTAAACTTGTTCCGGGGCTTGGGTGAGGGAAATACGTTGCTGTGGATGGTGGGAATTTTCTCCACCGCGGCATGGGGTCTGGGCTACTTTGGCCAACCGCACATTATTGTGCGGTTCATGGCGTTGCGCTCACCGCAGGACGCCAAAGCTGGCCGTCGAATCGGCATCGGCTGGATGATCCTCTCAGCCTCCGGCGCGGTTGCCACCGCGCTGGTGGGCATTGCGTACTTCGCCGACAATCCCTCCATGGGACTGGATGATCCCGAGACGGTGTTCTTGAAGTTGAGCCAGATCTTCTTCCATCCGTTCGTAGCAGGCTTGGTCTTGGCTGCGGTGCTAGCTGCCATCATGTCCACCATCTCCTCGCAACTGATCGTGTGCTCCTCAGCATTGGTGGAAGACCTCTACAACATGGCTGGACGGGAGTCCACCGCCAAACAGCAGATCACCCTTGGACGTCTTGGTGTCCTGGTGATCGCCGTTGTTGCAGCTCTCATTGCACTGGATCGGAACGCGAGCATCTTGGAACTAGTGTCCTTCGCTTGGGCCGGGTTCGGGGCTGCGTTCGGGCCCATTGTGTTGCTCAGCCTGTATTGGCGCAAACTCACCGCACGGGGTGCCCTGGCCGGCATGGTTGTAGCGACGGTGGTTGTCTTCGTCTGGGGCAAGACTCCTCTCCTGCATGAGGCCATGTATGAAATTGTCCCCGCGTTCGTGCTCAATATTTTGGTGGCCGTGATTATCTCCAAGCTTACCTACACGCCCAACCCGGTGATCGAAGAGGAATTCACTGCCATGCTCGCTGAATCAAGTGAGAAAAGCCCGCCGCCATGGCAATGGACTAAATCTTCTGGGCTTATTTGCGTGAAAGTACGTCGGAGCTATTGAGGATGAGGAACTCATGTTCGTCGGTTAGCACGTTCAGGTATCCGGGGTCTACGCTCAAGACGTAGCCACTGATGGGGCCGTGGGCGGTCACAATTTGTTCATGGGGTACCCNAGGAGTTTGGACGAAAGCGGCTACCAGCAGAATTGCCACAGCAGCCANCCCTCCAACTCCGGTCATGGCCACCGCGAACATGCGCCGTAGCCAATGCTTCACGGGGAGCAAGCGGGTCAGTGCGAAGACCCNAANAACAGCGGCAGTTGCCGCCGGTAACCACCAGATCTTGAAACTGATAGTCAGTGCGATCAGTGTCACCGAACCCAGCGTGGTAGCTAAAAACACCGTGGCCCGGTGCCCGCCTTTGGACCACAAGAACGTGGCGATGAGCAGTGGGAGAACAACAATCAGGAGAACTTCAACAAGACCGTACCCGGCCATCAAAGACCCGAAGACCAGGGCCGGGCTGTCGCTCAAACTCAGCGTGGTGCTTACAGCGAATGCGGTGTTCCAGTCATAACCTGAGACGGCAAAGATCCGCAGAATCACGAAAACGAATGCCACAGCAGCCGCGGNGGCCAGATTGCCGCGGGAGAGTCCTTGAGTATTACCGGAGGGTGCCGAATCAGTGGTTATCTCTTGGGCGGTGCCCTCGGGATTGTGTGCGCTCATGGAAAAGGCTACCGTGCGCAGATCTTGCCCGCGAGCAGGGTCGCAGAGACCGCAATATTTTCGATCGACGTCGGTTCGATCTCTAGCGGGTTCTCCTCCAAGAGCACCAGATCGGCATATTTGCCCACTTCGATGGAGCCGGTGAGGTTATCTGCCCGGCACTGCCAAGCGGCATCGATGGTGACAGCCCGCAGCGCCGCCTCCACACTAATATGCTCATTGCTATTGAGGACCTCCCCACCTTCTTCCATGATCCGGGTGACGGCATCTTGGACATAACGCAATGGTTCCAGCGGAGTGACAGTCCAGTCACTGTGCAAGGAGATCCGTAGGCCAGCACTTAGTGCTGACGCGCAGGGATCGTAGAAAGCTGTGCGTTCAGCACCTAAGAGCCGGTCACGAAAAGCCTTTCCCCACCACCGGATGTGGCCGATCANAAATGAGGGCGACAGCCCCAGCGCAACCATCCTCTCAATGTGTTCCGGGCGCAGGACGCTGCAGTGCTCAACCCGATGGCGGTGATCGGAACGAGGCTGGCTTTTCAACGCCTGTTCGAAGGCGTCAATGGTGACATCGATGGCGGCATCACCGTTGGCATGCACGCCGATCTGCCATCCGTCAGTATGGGCGCGCAGGACCACGTTGGCCAGTTCCTCAGGGGAATAGTTCAGTGCGCCGCGGCTTTTNNGACCCAGATAGGGTTCACGCTGGAAACCAGTGCCGGCCTGGTTTGAACCGTCGGACCAGGCTTTGATACCGTCCACCCGGAACAGGTCATTACCGAACCCCGGGCTAAGCCCCATGTCCATCCAAGCGTCATAAGCGGTGGAAACCAGCATGCCCCGGTAGCGCACGGNGGAATTTTCATCAATGGCTTGCTGGAGTCCGGCCAAATCGGCGGTGCCGTCGATCGAGCCGATGCCGCAGTCGTGGAGCAGGGTGACACCTTTACCTGCGGCATGCCACAGGAGGTCACGGATGCGTGCGGTGGCAGTGTCGCCGGTGGCGAACGGGATCCCCTGAGCAANAGCCGCCAACGCGGAAGATTCCTCGAGCCGGCCAGTGAGTTCGCCGCGCTCATCGCGGGTGTACCGCCCGGCTGGCGGGTCGGNGGTGTTCTTATCCACTCCTGCCCGGGCCAAGGCAGCTGAGTTCACATACGCGATGTGCCCATTGCTTTCCAGCACCAGGAGGGGACGGTCAGGAACCAACCGGTCGAGCACTGCACGGTTCAAGACAGGATGGCCCTCGGTGATGCTGGGGTCGAACTGCTGAGCCAAAACCCACCCCGTTGATGTTGCAGGGGCGTCGCGGAGCGCGGCAAACACGTCATCAGCGGTTGGTTTACTCATGGGGCTGACATCCACCCAATCGTTGAGCTGAACCATGGAGGAATGCATATGCGGGTCGATGAGCCCGGGTAAAAGTGTCCGTCCCTGAAGATCGATGCGCTCTGTCCGGCGGCCCGTGAGTCCGGCTAACTCATCCACCGAGCCAACAGCCATGATTCGTCCTTCCCGGACAGCAACTCCTTCAACACCGGGACGGGCCTTGGCCATAGTGATGATGGGGCCGCCGGTGATCAGCAACTCGGCATCACCGTGCTCGGATTGCCACCGGGCGGGGTCCATCGGCTGTGCCGAGGCCCCCACCCGGCCCCGCTAGCACTTGCCCGGGAGAGGGTGCAGAGGAGGATTTGAGCGGCTTCAGTTTCGGCGTAGGATCACAAGCTTCGCACATGCCCTATGTTAACCCCGACGAGTCCTGAGGCGGGTAACAATGGTGAGCGCAAGAACCACCACTANCCCTGCTATGGCGGCCGTAGCCACTGGTATTGACACCAGGTCTCCGTTCACGCGGGCTANCCCTACCCAGGCCAGACCCCAGCACAGCGCAGCAGTGGNGGCAAACCTACCGTGGCCGTAGAGAGCAAGTGCGATACCAACGGCGGCTGCCACAGCGACCACCGCCACCGCCCAAACGTTGGGCTCTATCCCGAAACCGCCGAAGCCGGCAGACACCAGAACAGCGGCAATGTTGGCGGCCGTGGCCACACANNCCCAGCCTAAGTACAGGCCCATGGTGCCGTCGGTGATCACCGCGTNCAAAACGTTCAGCGGCTTGTTCGCCAGCATGAGCACAAAAATCCAGGCCAGCACGGCTAGCAAAGCAGCGATGATCGGGACGCTGAGCGCCAGGAGGTCGAATTGGATGCTCAGAATCCACGCCGCATTGAGCAACAGGGAGGCAGCAATCGGGTAGCCGAGCACACGATGACGAGTTCCACTGCGCTGGGCAGGCAGGAACTGCCACACGGCGTAGGCCACCAGACCCAGATAAATGACGCTCCAGATCGCAAATGCTGGCCCACCAGGAGCAATCAAAGTGGCATCGGCAGCCAGCGCCCCGTTGGAGGCATTTTGAATCTCGGTGCCACCGGCTGCCCCAGAGCCAATGAAGGAACCAACAACGGCCACGACAGCACTGGCCGCCACCACGAGTTGGCGTACCAAATCTTTGTTGCTCCGCGCTTCAATGCCTGGCCACGCATCGCCTGATTGCTTGGTCTTGCTGCTTTGGTGCCCCATTGTGCAACCCTCCAGAGGATATCCAATAACCGTGACTTGGATACTACCGGTTGATGCAGACCTGTGGTGGCCGTGGCGAGTCTTGGTCAACGTCTACATTGCCCCGGGCTGATGCTGTGGCCTGGCATCGCCTTGGGCGTGATCAACGCTGCGTTGATCATCTTCGGCAACAGTCTTCGTAACGCTTTGGAAGACCCGCCGCAGGTTCGCCGCCGTCGTGGATCTTCGCGCAAGAAGAACGACGCCGTAACCCCGCAAGTGCCGAGCCCCTGCCAACCGCAGGTGGTGACGCCTCCGTGGATGGCTTTGATGAGGTCCCCGCCGGCAGTGTGTTGGCAGTGCGCGGACTCCGGGTGGGTTACCCGGGCGCGGAGGGGATGAAAGATGTGGTCAACGGAGTCTCCTTGGGCGTCAGGCGCGGGAAGTCGTGGAACTTGGTGACGCTGGCGCGGTTACACAAAACCCGAAGAATGATTACACCCGGCGGCTGCTGATGGCTTCCCCATTGCTGATCCAGCTCGCGAACGCCAGCGCCGCGAAGAACGGTTGGCCTTGGCCGGGCAAGCGCCGGCACGCTCCAGCTAAGCTGGACCGGCAGACGGACTCTGGCGGCCACTGCCAGCTCTGGTTGCCGCCGCCAGTCCCGGAGCCCGGGGCTGGCGGCCACCTCTTTAACCCACCACACGGAAACGGATGCACCCCATGACCACCATCGAAGTACCGGCCCCGCACAGCTCCGCCCCGTGGTGGTTCCTGCCCTCCAGCGGTGGACGCCCGACGCCGGGACCCTAGCTTTGGTGGATGGCTTCCGGGTGCTCTGGGCCGAGGATTCCCTGGAAGCCACGGCAACGCAGCTGGTGGCGGAGATCGCCGAGCTGGCCGGCCTGACGGGTACGGCAGCCTCGGCATCGGATGCTGCAGCGAACGCTGCTGGCCGGGAATCCGGCAGCGGTGTGGACATCGTCCTGGCACTGAACCCCGCACTGGATTTTGGCACCGACCATGCCACAGCGGCAGGGGAGGGTTACGTGCTGGTGGTGGGCAACGGCGTCGTGCTTCAGGCACGGACGTCAACAGGNGTCTTCTGGGCCACCCGCTCTCTGCTGCAGATGCTGCTCTCCTCCCGTGAACTGCCGTGCGGCACTGCCGTGGACTGGCCAAACTACCCGGTGCGCGGCTTCATGCTGGATGTGGGGCGCCGNTTTTCGCAGGTGGGGTACCTGGCGGACATAGTCCGGTACATGAGCTGGTTCAAGCTCAATACGTTCCTGGTGCACCTGAACGACAATGAGATTGCCAAGGACACCAAGCGCAGCTGGGATGTTGCGCAGGCGGCGTTCCGGCTGGAGTCCGAGAACCCGAATTTTACCGGGCTGGCGGCTACGGACGGTAGCTACACCCGCGCGCAATGGGACGCCCTGGAAGATCTGGCAGCAGCGCACCACGTGAACCTGGTGCCGGAGATTGACGTTCCCGCCCACGCCCGCTCACTCATCAAGTGGAAGCCGGAACTGGGACTCAACGGCGGGGACTCGGACATGCTTGATCTGTCCCGGCCGGAAGCCACGGAGCTGGTCAAGGAGCTGTTTAGCGAATTTGTGCCCTGGTTCCGTGGCCCCGTGGTGCACTTTGGTGCCGATGAATACGCCAAGGACCACGAGCCGGAGTACCGGGCGTTCTTCAATGACATCAGCGCCCACGTCCGCTCCCTAGGCAAGGCTCCCATGGCGTGGGGAAGTCTGAGCACCATGGCCAACGGCGCCGGTGCACCGGAAACCGGATACAGCAGGGACGTGACGATCTGTTCCTGGAACAATGATTGGTATAGCGGCCAGGCGGCCGTGGCAGACGGCTACAACATCATCAACACCAACGACGACCTTTTGTACATTGTGCCGTTCGCGGATTATTACCACGGCGGGCCGCTGGATGGACAGCTGCTCTTTGACACGTGGGAGCCGCACGTATTTGGGGAAGGGAAGAACCTCTACCCGCACCACCCTCAGCTGCTNGGGGCGGCAAGCGCGCTGTGGAACGATCTAGTGCTCAAGGACTATGACGAGCACGTGATGCACAGCATGATCGAGCCCACGTTTGGGCTACTGGCTCAGAAGATGTGGCGCGGCGTGGTGCCCGGCATGGACTATGACGCCTTCATGGCAGGTGCCGCGACGATATCGCGCTGGCCGGGACGTGAATTCCTGGCGTAGCCGCGATTTCCTGGGGTAGCGGCGGGGCCCACCGCCGGGGCCACTGTGACTTTACTCTGCTGCGGGATAGGTGATTTTCCCGTTCGCCACCACGGCGAACGGGGTGAGCTCTGCGGGCTTGGTGGAGGTGGCTGACATAATGTGGGATACCTTTGCTCCGGCCACTAGGAGTGCGTCGGTGATCAGGCGCCTGTGGCACCGCCACGGCACGGCCTCGCTGCACATGATGGCCGGGGTGCGGGTGCTCGCCACTTCGAGTAGTTCATCGAGTCCTGAATGGAATTCGGCGCTCGCCATGTAATCGGCGTAGTCGCTGAAGGCCTTGACCCGCCACGCGCCGTTTGGACTTTGTACCCNCACTGGGGTGTATCTTCGGCCGCCAAGGTCCTTGATCCAGCGGTAGCTGATATCCGTTGGCAACGCATCTTTGATGGCATCTTGGTTCCATTGCGGGTACTTCCGCGAGCCCGGAATGGAGCGCACATCAACCAGCTCATTCACACCGTTGGCGCGCAACATGTTCAGCACGTCATCAAAATTGCGGGTGGAATGACCGATGGTGAATATTTGCACTGTGGCATGCTCGGCCGCTTTGGTCTGTGTCATTGGGCCTCCCTTGGATACGGCTCTGCGATCACGCCGCACAGTCAAACTCAACCTCTCAATGAGGGGTTTCCTTCGCTACCTCAATTGAACAGATACTCAAAGCAGAAGGCTAGTGAGGTGGCAGTCATCCGCTAGTTAAAGCGTGCGCGTGCGAATTACAGAGTTAGGGTTCCAGCCCGGCGTAAAGGCTTTGGAAGTCTGCACCCTGGACAGACGGATTGGACTTTGACCAGATGAAGGCCCTAGCCAGCCAGTCCTGTGGCAGCCACGTCCTTGTAACGAATTGTGGGCTTGTTGGGTTACAAGCGCTGGCCCAAANGACGAAGATGAGTTCCGCCCAATGGGATTCTAAGATCCAGTTGACTGAACCGCTCTGGGACTGGCCCTGGATTTTGAGCTGACCTGGGCCTGTGAGTTCTGCGAGGTTGATGCTGTTCCACGGCCAAGCATGTATTGCCGATGGGGTGTGCATGTAAAAGCCGTAGTTGCTCACTGAAACCGTCCCATGGTCAATGGGTTGCCACCGTTGCTGGGCTAAGTTGGCAGCTTGGTTTCGGCGTGCGGCATTTCCTACGGCTTGGGTGGCGGCGAATCCCAGGATGAAGGGGATGGCGCCGCGGCCAGTAGCGGCCACCACAGAGCTGTTATGAACGTAGGTACCATCGCCGCTAGCGCGGAACTCAAGGAGGCGGAAGGGGCCGTGGGCATAAATTCCCTCGTGGGCTCCCCAAGTGGANNCAGCGAAAGGTACCGGGAGGGTAGGTTGGTGTTCCAATTTTTCGCANNGGATTGAGGACGCTAGTTCTGCTGTTCTCCACAGTGCCGCATCCCGAACGGTCCATGTGTCCGGATCGGGAGTGCTCTTGTTCTTCCGCATTTTTCCACTTTATCGGATTGCCTGCACCCTGTTTGTGCAGCCCTGGGGAACCGCTATAGCGGCCCAGGCACAAAGAACGTGGTCGAAGACAACCTCATGCCGTCCATCAGTACCACCCATTCATAGGTGGAGCCAGCAGGTAACGGCAGCCCGCCAGGAAAGTTCATGACCACATTGGAACTGCCCGGGAACCCCATCGGGGGCTGTTGGACGGAGGNGTTGGCGGCATGGGCGAAGTCCACCATATGGCTGAACCGCAGGGTGTTGGGCCCATCCGTTCCCGGCAGAGTCACGGGCTGACCGTCGGTGTCAATGAGCATGACTTCTAGGGTGGCCGAGGCATCGTCAATGCTTGGCAGGCTTACGGTGACGCTGGCATAGAGNNCGAATGGTGCGGTGAGCCCGGTGGCCGGGTCGAAGCCCAAGAACTGTACACCGCCACCGATGACGTTGACTTTCCCGGCGGCGTCAATGTTCACGAAATCGGCGATCAGGATATTTCCGGTTGCACTTGAAATGTCGCTCACGTTAAGAAAACTCCGCCTCGTTGCTGAATCTAGTGCCCAATTTTCATGACGGACATGGAGCCCGCCCCTGGAATAACCATAGGTGCATTCACGCACATTTACCTCACTCCGAAGAAGCGCCAGCGCCGGTGGAGCACTTACGCCAATGAGTCCCTCACGCCAGTGGGGAACCGTGCTGGGTTGGTGCACCGTGGACCGGGTGTGCCTCAGTTGCCGAGGCGCTGAATGAATTCACTTGCCTGGGCGAGGTTGCGGACCATCTTCTCGCGTTGGTGGATGGCTCTGTCCCGGAAGGCAGCTAAGCGCTCGGCGACGTCCGCGGCGGAGGTGGCTGCGCNCGCATTCCTCGGGGAAAGGAGGGAGAGAATTTCCGCCATTTCCTCCAGCGAGAAACCCAGGGGTTTCATGGTTTTAATCACCATCAGGCGGTCGCAGTCGGCCTCCGTGTAGAGCCGGAAACCTCCGTCGGTGCGTGCCGCAGCTGGGAGCAGCCCAACGTCGTCGTAGTGCCGAATGGTGCGTAATGACAGCCCTGTGCGTTCCGCCAGTTCACCGATGTGCATGGTGGTTTTGGTGCTTTCTGTCATGGGTATTGCCTCCTGGTCCGAGCAAAACCCTACCATTACGTTAAGGTAGTGTTTAACAGGTGCGGCGGTTCTAGCCCAGCGAAGCTCTCAATTCTTCGCTCAATTCATGGCGCGCCGCACCGTAAACACGAAGTCGCTGACTGTGCTCTTCCTGACCACGAATGGAGCCAGCGATGGCCATCAAGACCGCCGAGCCTTCCCCGCTCTGACGCCCGAGCAACTGCAATCGGTGTGNGGGACCTTGAAGTCCCCGCGCAGGCTCAAGACTGAAGTCCTGGCCGGGCTGGTGGTGGGGCTGGCACTGATTCCGGAAGCGATCGCCTTCTCGGTCATTGCTGGCGTTGATCCGAGGATTGGCTTGTTTGCCGCCTTCACCATGGCCGTCACCATCGCGTTCATGGGTGGCCGGCCAGCCATGATTTCCGCCGCAACAGGTGCCGTCGCTTTGGTTATTGCCCCGCTGGTGAAATCCCATGGCGTGGACTACTTGATTGCAGCGGTCATTCTGGCAGGCCTTTTCCAGGTCATTTTGGGCTTGTCCGGAGTGGCGAAATTGATGCGCTTCATTCCGCGTTCCGTCATGGTGGGCTTCGTCAATGCACTGGCCATCTTGGTGTTCATGGCGCAATTGCCAGAGTTGATTAGCGTGCCCTGGCTGGTATANCCCTTAGTAGGGCTGGCGCTGGTCATCATGTTT from Arthrobacter polaris encodes:
- a CDS encoding DUF6941 family protein → MSDISSATGNILIADFVNIDAAGKVNVIGGGVQFLGFDPATGLTAPFXLYASVTVSLPSIDDASATLEVMLIDTDGQPVTLPGTDGPNTLRFSHMVDFAHAANXSVQQPPMGFPGSSNVVMNFPGGLPLPAGSTYEWVVLMDGMRLSSTTFFVPGPL
- a CDS encoding DUF488 family protein, with the protein product MTQTKAAEHATVQIFTIGHSTRNFDDVLNMLRANGVNELVDVRSIPGSRKYPQWNQDAIKDALPTDISYRWIKDLGGRRYTPVXVQSPNGAWRVKAFSDYADYMASAEFHSGLDELLEVASTRTPAIMCSEAVPWRCHRRLITDALLVAGAKVSHIMSATSTKPAELTPFAVVANGKITYPAAE
- a CDS encoding TspO/MBR family protein, coding for MGHQSSKTKQSGDAWPGIEARSNKDLVRQLVVAASAVVAVVGSFIGSGAAGGTEIQNASNGALAADATLIAPGGPAFAIWSVIYLGLVAYAVWQFLPAQRSGTRHRVLGYPIAASLLLNAAWILSIQFDLLALSVPIIAALLAVLAWIFVLMLANKPLNVLXAVITDGTMGLYLGWXCVATAANIAAVLVSAGFGGFGIEPNVWAVAVVAVAAAVGIALALYGHGRFAXTAALCWGLAWVGXARVNGDLVSIPVATAAIAGXVVVLALTIVTRLRTRRG
- a CDS encoding glycoside hydrolase family 20 protein, which translates into the protein MVVPALQRWTPDAGTLALVDGFRVLWAEDSLEATATQLVAEIAELAGLTGTAASASDAAANAAGRESGSGVDIVLALNPALDFGTDHATAAGEGYVLVVGNGVVLQARTSTGVFWATRSLLQMLLSSRELPCGTAVDWPNYPVRGFMLDVGRRFSQVGYLADIVRYMSWFKLNTFLVHLNDNEIAKDTKRSWDVAQAAFRLESENPNFTGLAATDGSYTRAQWDALEDLAAAHHVNLVPEIDVPAHARSLIKWKPELGLNGGDSDMLDLSRPEATELVKELFSEFVPWFRGPVVHFGADEYAKDHEPEYRAFFNDISAHVRSLGKAPMAWGSLSTMANGAGAPETGYSRDVTICSWNNDWYSGQAAVADGYNIINTNDDLLYIVPFADYYHGGPLDGQLLFDTWEPHVFGEGKNLYPHHPQLLGAASALWNDLVLKDYDEHVMHSMIEPTFGLLAQKMWRGVVPGMDYDAFMAGAATISRWPGREFLA
- a CDS encoding amidohydrolase; translation: MDPARWQSEHGDAELLITGGPIITMAKARPGVEGVAVREGRIMAVGSVDELAGLTGRRTERIDLQGRTLLPGLIDPHMHSSMVQLNDWVDVSPMSKPTADDVFAALRDAPATSTGWVLAQQFDPSITEGHPVLNRAVLDRLVPDRPLLVLESNGHIAYVNSAALARAGVDKNTXDPPAGRYTRDERGELTGRLEESSALAAXAQGIPFATGDTATARIRDLLWHAAGKGVTLLHDCGIGSIDGTADLAGLQQAIDENSXVRYRGMLVSTAYDAWMDMGLSPGFGNDLFRVDGIKAWSDGSNQAGTGFQREPYLGXKSRGALNYSPEELANVVLRAHTDGWQIGVHANGDAAIDVTIDAFEQALKSQPRSDHRHRVEHCSVLRPEHIERMVALGLSPSFXIGHIRWWGKAFRDRLLGAERTAFYDPCASALSAGLRISLHSDWTVTPLEPLRYVQDAVTRIMEEGGEVLNSNEHISVEAALRAVTIDAAWQCRADNLTGSIEVGKYADLVLLEENPLEIEPTSIENIAVSATLLAGKICAR
- a CDS encoding MerR family transcriptional regulator, which gives rise to MTESTKTTMHIGELAERTGLSLRTIRHYDDVGLLPAAARTDGGFRLYTEADCDRLMVIKTMKPLGFSLEEMAEILSLLSPRNAXAATSAADVAERLAAFRDRAIHQREKMVRNLAQASEFIQRLGN
- the putP gene encoding sodium/proline symporter PutP codes for the protein MTDHAFQLLAIGVYMAGMLAIGYFAFXKTDDLEDYMLAGRELKPGVAALSAGASDMSGWLIMGLPGAIYLTGLVEAWIAIGLTIGAWLNWKFVAPRLRSYTAISQNAITIPSFFEKRLKEHSHVLRIVTAIIILVFFTXYVSSGMVAAGKFFEGSFGWSYLAGMGVVTVVTLAYTLFGGFIGATLTDVAQGLLMFAALIVVPVVAVVQTGGVSATVTRLQTLDPDNLNLFRGLGEGNTLLWMVGIFSTAAWGLGYFGQPHIIVRFMALRSPQDAKAGRRIGIGWMILSASGAVATALVGIAYFADNPSMGLDDPETVFLKLSQIFFHPFVAGLVLAAVLAAIMSTISSQLIVCSSALVEDLYNMAGRESTAKQQITLGRLGVLVIAVVAALIALDRNASILELVSFAWAGFGAAFGPIVLLSLYWRKLTARGALAGMVVATVVVFVWGKTPLLHEAMYEIVPAFVLNILVAVIISKLTYTPNPVIEEEFTAMLAESSEKSPPPWQWTKSSGLICVKVRRSY